The DNA window CTAGCTTTAATCCTTCTTCTTTCTTTATTTCTTTGATTAGATTTTCTACTTTATCTAACAATACCTTTTTAGTATATAACACCTTATCTAGGTCATCCTTTTCAAATATATTTTCTTTAAATAATGCTTTCCCCAATCCTTTTCTTGCTGATATTTCATCATGCAATACAATAATAGCTTCTTTCATTTTTTTCTTAAGATCTATTTCTTTTTTTAATACATCATCTAGTTTGCAAAATGTATTTCCCCAACTCTTTTCAAAAACATGAATAAAAAGCTTTTCTTTGTTAGGATAGTAATTATAAAGCGTTCCAACAGCAATACCTATCTTCTTAGCAATCATTTTCATATCAACTTTTTTGTATCCATATTCCCCAAACAATTCAAACGCTCCATTAAATATTTTTTCTTCTATATCTTTGATAATCTTTGGCATATTCATAATCTCCTTTTTATGAACTTTAGTTCATTTTAAATGAATTTAGATTCATTATAGCTTAAAAATTTTTCATCGTCAAGTAAAAATAAAAAAATGAACGCTTTCTCTATAAAGTAAGCGCTCATTTCATTATCCATACTAAAAATTAATTATATACATATACTTTTCAATATTTATCCTATAAACTCATCTTCTCATCTATCTTTTATGACATTAATAAATTCCTTAAATATATTTATCTGCTCTTCAAATATTTCAGCCATCATTTCAGGATGCCATTGAACCCCAACAACAAATAAATAATCTTTATGTTGAAGGCCTTCAACAATACCATCTTCTGACCACGCATTTTCTATAAGTCCTTCTCCAATTTTTTCTACAGCCTGATGATGAAAACTATTTACCAATATTTCTTTTTTACCAAATGCATCAAACACCTTACTTTTTTCTTTTAAAATTACTTTATGTGCAGGATAATGTTTAGGCAATACGTCTCCAACATGCTTGATCCTTGCTGCTTTTTCTGTATAAATATCTTGATAGAGTGTCCCTCCAAAATAAACATTCAGTAATTGGTAACCTCTACAAATCCCTAAAATAGGCTTATCTTTCTGTAAAACTTTTTTCATTAATTTTAATTCAAATGCATCTCTTTCAGGCACTACCCTTCCAATTCCTAACTTCAAAGGTTGATTGTAAGATAGTGGATGTATATCTGGCCCCCCCGTAAATAAAAAACCATCTAACCGCTCTATTAGTTCATTTAGATATCCTTCATCATCAATTACAGGAATCGTTAACGGAACCCCACCTGCCTTCTCTATGCATCTTGAATAATCCATGGTGGACATGAGCATGTCTTGATCAACCATTCCTCTTGGTTTATTTTTATGCCCTTCACTAGCTTTAACATAATACGTAGTAACACCAATTAATGGTTTCATCTTTTAATCACCTCTTAATATGTTACTTATTCATTTATTATCTACTCCCATAAATCCTCAACCATTTTTTCTATTTTCTTTTTTCTTTTCATGGTTTCATCTTCATCAATAACAATTTTACCTTCTACTTTTAATAATACATCTCCTTCTTTTGCATTATGTGGAATTTTTTCTTTTTCTATATGGACCATTAATCCATCGGACTTTTCACATACAGCAAAGTTTTCTTCAAATCTATCTATAATCATACCCATAGACTCACCTACTTTTTCGATTTTCTAAATCCAGCTTCCTTCGCTTCCTTTTCCGTATTAAATAACATTTCCGCCTCTACTTTTTTATAATAAGCTCCATTAGGCATATGATAAATCTTTTCTCCTTTGCTATTAATATTTCCTTTAATTAAACCTTTTCCATTTTTATCAGTATATGTTTTTTCTTCATTACTTTCCGCTTTTGCTGTAAAAATATTGGATTCACTTGATTTATTTGTACTAGTTTCTTCACTTTTACTCTCTCTTCCGTAACTATAATCTCCTGGATTTACATTGAATGTAATTTCCTTTCCATCACTTGTGGCTATAATATTTCCATTTTCATCCGTTCTATAAACAGGAATATTTTTATTTTTCAACTTGTCCATGGTTTCCTTATGAGGATGACCATAGTCATTTCCTGTCTCCGTCATAATCACAGCATATGTAGGGTTTACTTTGTTTAAAAATTCTAAAGTTGTAGAAGAATGACTACCATGATGTCCAAGCTTTAATACATCAGCTGATAAGTCTAATCCATTATTCATCATTTCCTCTTCTGAAAGATCTTCTGCATCTCCTGTAAATAGAAAGGAGGTATTTCCATAGGTTAACTTTAATACAATAGAATAATTATTATAATCTTTATATTCCTTGCTATTTGGTGCAAGAATAACCCCTTGTGCATCGCCTAATGCTATTTTACTCCCTACTACTGGATTGGTTATTTTTAATCCCTTATTTTTGATTGCCGTAATAACATCTTTAAATGTTTTACTCGTGTGGGTAACCTTTGGCATATAAACTTTTCCTATATCAAAAGTATTGATCACTGCATCTAATCCTCCTATATGATCTTCATGAGGATGGGTTCCAATAACATAATCCAATTCATTGATTCCTTGACTCTTTAAATAATTCACAACCAAATTAGCGTCTCCATTATTCCCTGCATCAATAAGCATCCTGTTTTCACCATTTTCAATGAGTATACTATCTGCTTGCCCTACATTAATAAAATGAACTTTTAGATTTCCTGTAACCTCTTCTATAGATTCAGGTACTACAGTTTCTTGTTGACTTTCATCCTTTAAAGTTTCTACTGCTTTTTCTTTTGAACAGCCTGTTAAAATCAATAGGAATGATAGCATGATTACAACAATAAAAAAACAATATTTTTTTGACAAATTTCTCACTCCACTTCCTTATTTTTGTAAGTTTTACCTACTTTATTATATCATGAAGGATTGTTTTTGTCGTATCACTCACA is part of the Crassaminicella profunda genome and encodes:
- a CDS encoding ComEC/Rec2 family competence protein — encoded protein: MLSFLLILTGCSKEKAVETLKDESQQETVVPESIEEVTGNLKVHFINVGQADSILIENGENRMLIDAGNNGDANLVVNYLKSQGINELDYVIGTHPHEDHIGGLDAVINTFDIGKVYMPKVTHTSKTFKDVITAIKNKGLKITNPVVGSKIALGDAQGVILAPNSKEYKDYNNYSIVLKLTYGNTSFLFTGDAEDLSEEEMMNNGLDLSADVLKLGHHGSHSSTTLEFLNKVNPTYAVIMTETGNDYGHPHKETMDKLKNKNIPVYRTDENGNIIATSDGKEITFNVNPGDYSYGRESKSEETSTNKSSESNIFTAKAESNEEKTYTDKNGKGLIKGNINSKGEKIYHMPNGAYYKKVEAEMLFNTEKEAKEAGFRKSKK
- a CDS encoding TetR/AcrR family transcriptional regulator — its product is MPKIIKDIEEKIFNGAFELFGEYGYKKVDMKMIAKKIGIAVGTLYNYYPNKEKLFIHVFEKSWGNTFCKLDDVLKKEIDLKKKMKEAIIVLHDEISARKGLGKALFKENIFEKDDLDKVLYTKKVLLDKVENLIKEIKKEEGLKLEDGMERRLAGTIFMIIIEMRNQYPNEKEKNIQYINSLIDCTYGK
- a CDS encoding gamma-glutamyl-gamma-aminobutyrate hydrolase family protein, translated to MKPLIGVTTYYVKASEGHKNKPRGMVDQDMLMSTMDYSRCIEKAGGVPLTIPVIDDEGYLNELIERLDGFLFTGGPDIHPLSYNQPLKLGIGRVVPERDAFELKLMKKVLQKDKPILGICRGYQLLNVYFGGTLYQDIYTEKAARIKHVGDVLPKHYPAHKVILKEKSKVFDAFGKKEILVNSFHHQAVEKIGEGLIENAWSEDGIVEGLQHKDYLFVVGVQWHPEMMAEIFEEQINIFKEFINVIKDR
- a CDS encoding DUF3006 domain-containing protein → MGMIIDRFEENFAVCEKSDGLMVHIEKEKIPHNAKEGDVLLKVEGKIVIDEDETMKRKKKIEKMVEDLWE